The sequence below is a genomic window from Saccopteryx leptura isolate mSacLep1 chromosome 10, mSacLep1_pri_phased_curated, whole genome shotgun sequence.
GAAAATCCCTGGCCCACTATGAACGGGGCAGGCAGGGAAAGACACTCAACACCCAGTGGACCAGGCTGATGGGGCCCGACCGGGACCTGAACCCTCCGCCCGGGAAGCAGGCGACCAGCAGCATCACCGGCCCCCACCCTGAGCACCCGAGCACGTCAGACCAGCTCCCAGCGGCAGGAAGGTCTCGGTGGCGTCTCCGCCTGCAGAAGGGTGGGCCCGAGCTCCAGGAGCGCAGCGGCCGGGCAGCACTGGGACACAAGGTCGCAGAATTCCGGGCGCTCACTGGAGCGGGGACAGCCCAGCGGAACTGAGCCAAGGCGGAAGCACGAGCGCGGCGCTCTCCGCCTCTCTAGGAAGCCCAGAGGCTGGCCCTTCTCCATGGTTCCCCCAAGCCAGAGGCACACGCCCCTTGCCCGCCCCCCACGCTGGGACAGCTCGGGCTCTGGCTCTTATGATCTGTTCAAGGGCAGAGGCTCCACATACTACTTCTTGTGATGCTCTGAATTCGGGCTCTGACATCACTAGTTCGAACGAATTTGTAGCGGCAGTCTCCAGCTGCTGGCTGATTAGACTGCGCCCTAAAATCATGAAGTCTGGGGTCTGTCTGGGTTCAAACCCTATTTTCATTTATTCGCTGTATGGCCTTATGCAAGTTACTTAACTCTATGCCTCAATTTCTCAGTTGAGAATGGTTATAGTTTCAAACTCATACGTTCAAAATACTAGCTTGTTGCGGGAGCAAAGGAAGCGACCGGTGGAGGACAAACGCACTCAGACAACGTGCTGGAGGAAGGGGATTTATTTGCCTGCGGAGCAGCAAGGTCCAACAGCACCAAGCCGCTGGGCTCCCCTAAGCCGGCTTTCTTGAGTCTTACACAGCTTTCACATGGACAGTGTCTGTTCCCTTTGTCTGCAGACGTGTGTCCCTCGTGTCTCCGGGAGAGGAGGGGTGTGAGGGGGAGGTTCGAACCGTTTGTCCTGACCATTTGCTTGTTTTCCAAGCAAGCTGTTCCAGGGAGTGGGTCAAGGAACTGCGTGGTTGTGGGTTGTTCATTTTAAACTAACTTAGCCTTTCTATCCTCAAACTGAGTCCGTCAATTCACGTAAAGCACATATCAAATTCTGGGTCTGTACTATTAAGTCAAAGTGCTTGTTCTGTTCTGACATTATTATAGCCATACGCCACTTACCGGGTTATCTTCTGAGAAACATAATGGTATTTGAGTATATAAAGATCtaaacagagccctggccagttggctcagcggtagagcgtcggcctggcgtgcgggggacccgggttcgattccctgccagggcacataggagaagcgcccatttgcttctccacccccccccccccctcctctctgtctctctcttcccctcccgcagccaaggctccattggagcaaagatggcccgggcgctggggatggctccttggcctctgccccaggagctcaagtggctctggttgcggcagagcgacaccccggaggggcagagcatcgccccctggtgggcagagcgttgtccgtggtgggcgtgccaggtggatcctggtcgggcgcatgcgggagtctgtctgactgtctctccccgtttccagtttcagaaaaatacaaaaaaaaaaaaaaaaaaaaaaaaaaaaagatctaaacaGAAAAGATCCAGTAAAAATACGGTATAAGAGATGAAGAATGTGCACTTGCCGAGCACTTTCCATGGATGGAGCTGGCAGGACTGGAAATTGCTTTGGATGAGTGGTAGGGTAAAGGCCTAGGACATCACTGTAACACTACTGTGCACACTTTATGGACACTACACTTAGGCTACACTATTCAAAAAACAGGAGGTTAAATCAAGCATGAGgaaatgatgcaatcaaaagaAGTGGTAAACACaagatgtatgaggctgctgcccACTTAACAGCAAAGTTTTAGAGCAAACAATTTtgtaagtagaaagagtacactgTAAAATGATAAACAGTGGATAGAAACAGTAGCTTTTCAAGTATTATACTGTACATTATCACACATGCTACACTTGCACCTGGCAGCAATTTGTTTATACCCGCATCACCAAACATGCCTTAAGCTATAGTGCTGGGACAGCTATGAAATCACAAGGAAATAGGTatttttcagcttcattataATCTTAGGGGACCAGTCATATATGCAGTCTGTTACTGaccaaaatattattttgcaGCGTGTAACTGTATTCCTGTGAATATCATGTTTCCTGTTTCTCCTGTAACTTTCTCCAATCCAGATAAAATACTCTTGGCAACAGTGCTTCCTGCTAGCCAAGCATTATAGATAGTAGAGCTAGAGACCAGTGTATCCACCTGCCTGGGCACTAGATGATGTCCTTCAGTTCTAGAAAATCACTTCAACCTAGAACTATTATAgatatctactgctcacaaaaattagggagtaatttcaaaatgaatatgaagtgataaaatatccccttatttttgtgagcagtatagataaaAGGTGTAATATTATACCTATTTGGTCACTACCAGTTCCTGATACGAGAGCTATAGAACACTTGAAATTTTGGGTGTCTTTTTGTATGCTGATTCCTAGAACAGCCTCAGCTCAAGAGTAACCATGTAATTGTAATAAGCAGCTTGAATTTTTATTACCCCCACCTCAGTGAGCTAGAGATTGAGCTAATCTCCAAGAGCCAGTGATTTGATTAGTCGTGCTTACATGAGCCTCCACACACCCTAGAAGGGTGGCCTTCAGAGACCTTCTAGGTTGGCGAACACCCGGAGGGCCGAGGGAGGTAAGCTGGAGAGCGCCTGCAAGCCTCCTGCCCGCTCACTCACACCTTGGCctatatttttcttccatttggtTGTTCCTGAGCTTTATCCTTTGTAATAAACTGGTAACAGTGAGCTGTTTTAGTAAACGATCGAAACTCAGGAGGTAGTCCCATTTACCGCCAGTCAGTGAGAAACACAGAAGACGTGGTCTTTTGATTGGCATCTGAAACGGCGGCAGACCCCTAAACCTGTGGGGTCGGATGCTAACTCTTGGTAGCCAAGAGTTAGAATTGAACTAGCTGGTGGgggacggggggcggggggtcaGGGACAACCCACCTTTACTAACACAAATGCTGTAAGAAATAGTTTATAAGGGCAAACTTACATTTTCTGTGTAACTCGGTGGGCTGGCTTTATACTATGCATCTGAAACTGGGCAGAGTAAGACAGAGGAGCTGATTTTCTAATGACGACACCAACAATCCTATCCATCAGCTTCATAATCCTGCCCCAACGACAGTTTAATCCACAATCAAGCATATTTGCCAGCATGTCAAAAAGAacctttattacttttataacaGCCTCTTATGTTCTCATGCTTTCTTGCCAGATGCCTTGGGAGCAGGTGCTTTCTGGGCTGGAGCTTTCGGACCCTTCTGAGCTTTCGGAGGCGCTGCCTTCTGGCCGGCAGCTTTCTGGGCAGGAGCCTTCTGGGCAGGGGCCTTCTGGGCTGGAGCCTTCTTGTCTGCAGCAGTCACCTTTTTTGCCGGACCCTTTGCAGCAGGCACAACTGCTGTAGCTGCACCTTTAGCAGCAGCTGCACCTTTAGCAGCAGCCGCTTTTTTGGGTGAAGCTTTCAGGAGAGCTGCCTTTTGAAGCTTCTTAACTTCAAGCTTGATTATTCGGTTCCTCTGAAAAATTTCAATGTATTTATCATATATGCATATAGTAAACTATTTTGtcatacacacccacacacacaatgtaTAAGACACAACCCTTATGAAAATAACTTTCATCTACTAGGCTTGGGCAAACAGTATTACCAAACAAGTTTGGCTTAAAAGATAACAATCctgtaataatttaaaaacttaccaTTTTCTTTGCCTTCATGACTTTGTAACGATCAAAATCTGTCATCTTGGctttctgttaaaaaacaaaaacaagccctggccggttggctcagcggtagagcgtcggcctagcgtgcggaggacccgggttcgattcccggccagggcacacaggagaagcgcccatttgcttctccacccctccgccgcgctttcctctctgtctctctcttcccctcccgcagcagaggctccattggagcaaagatggcccgggcgctggggatggctccttggcctctgccccaggcgctagagtggctctggtcgcaatatggcgacgccccggatgggcagagcatcgccccctggtgggcagagcgtcgccccatggtgggcgtgccgggtggatcccggtcgggcgcatgcgggagtctgtctgactgtctctccctgtttccagcttcagaaaaatgaaaaaaaaaaaaaaaaaaaaaaaaaaaaaaaacaaaaacaaaacctctcaTATCACCTTCCAACCCTCGAAAATAGAAGAAGTCAAATGACTGTATAAGTCACTACCTTTTCTCTGGCTTCAATCTTCTTGGCCCATCTCGTGGTTGCCCATTTTGTATTGATATCTGCCTTCTGCCAGGCTTGTCGAACATACTTCTGGCGAGCACTAAAAAGAACCAAGACCAGAGATCAAGAAATCAGCTGTGAATCCACACAGATGCAAGGACAGCTTTGTGTCCTCTGAAAAAGCAAAACCAATACCCCCCAagttaaaaagcaaaagcaaaatgaTACCAAAAGTGCCCTTCCCATGTGTTGTACCTCTAGCTCCAACACATGCCACTTGGCACACCACGTCTTTTACTAATTTAAATGCTGTTCTCTGAACCAGGATGTTTTATAATCTCAAACACACAATTCAAAAAAAGTAACCAGCCCATGGTCAGGACTTAAAAATGACCTCTTATCATATCTAGAATATCACTCCAGAGTAGTGGGCGTGTAGAAAGCAACTTCCTTTTGTAAAGAATGTGGTATAGTTAAtccctaatatttttattttgtacaaaaATGTTTCAAGATTTGTGGTCAAATACCACAGAATCCaattataatcatttaaaaaatttcccccaaaatattGAGTATTAAAATCCAGTATGCTTAGGAAATAAACTAGTAATTGCAGCATGTGTCCCACCACAGCCGTCACTGTAGATGACTGCACAGCAACACAGTAGT
It includes:
- the RPL14 gene encoding large ribosomal subunit protein eL14; this encodes MVFRRFVEVGRVAYVSFGPHAGKLVAIVDVIDQNRALVDGPCTQVRRQAMPFKCMQLTDFILKFPHSARQKYVRQAWQKADINTKWATTRWAKKIEAREKKAKMTDFDRYKVMKAKKMRNRIIKLEVKKLQKAALLKASPKKAAAAKGAAAAKGAATAVVPAAKGPAKKVTAADKKAPAQKAPAQKAPAQKAAGQKAAPPKAQKGPKAPAQKAPAPKASGKKA